The proteins below come from a single Rhinolophus ferrumequinum isolate MPI-CBG mRhiFer1 chromosome 8, mRhiFer1_v1.p, whole genome shotgun sequence genomic window:
- the LOC117025508 gene encoding 60S ribosomal protein L39, protein MSSHKTFRIKRFLAKKQKQNRPIPQWIRMKTGNKIRYNSKRRHWRRTKLGL, encoded by the coding sequence ATGTCTTCTCACAAGACTTTCAGGATCAAGCGTTTCCTGgccaagaaacaaaagcagaatcgGCCCATTCCCCAATGGATTCGGATGAAAACTGGTAATAAAATCAGGTACAACTCCAAGAGGAGACATTGGAGAAGAACCAAGCTGGGTCTATAA